In a single window of the Paenibacillus sp. MMS20-IR301 genome:
- a CDS encoding ketose-bisphosphate aldolase encodes MPLISSTTMLRQARANAYAIPAFNVHTLEMLQAVVEAASEARSPLIIQTTMGTVKHLGPKYLVSAASVAADQSGLPIALHLDHCTDFALLVQCIYAGYTSVMIDASMHPFAENVRRTAKVMEIAAAAGVNVEAELGKVGGVEEDIVVEERDALLADPEECRLFVEQTGVYTLAPAIGTAHGIYKGEPKIDFARIERIAALVEAPLVLHGGSGIPGEQVKRAVSLGMAKVNVATELRIEFSNAIKQVFGGNAEENDPRKYMVPAKEAVKRLALEKMELCGSFGKADELK; translated from the coding sequence ATGCCGCTTATCTCATCAACCACCATGCTGCGTCAGGCCAGAGCCAATGCTTATGCCATTCCCGCCTTCAATGTGCATACGCTTGAGATGCTTCAGGCTGTCGTGGAGGCTGCTTCGGAAGCCCGTTCACCGCTGATTATCCAGACGACCATGGGCACGGTCAAACACCTGGGCCCGAAGTATCTTGTATCTGCTGCATCCGTTGCCGCCGATCAGTCCGGGCTGCCGATTGCGCTGCACCTGGACCACTGTACCGATTTCGCACTGCTGGTGCAGTGTATTTATGCAGGCTATACCTCGGTAATGATCGATGCGTCCATGCATCCATTTGCCGAGAATGTCCGGCGTACCGCCAAGGTGATGGAGATTGCAGCGGCGGCTGGAGTCAATGTGGAAGCCGAGCTGGGCAAGGTTGGCGGCGTCGAAGAGGATATTGTAGTGGAGGAGCGCGATGCGCTGCTGGCTGATCCGGAGGAATGCAGGCTGTTTGTGGAACAGACCGGGGTGTATACGCTCGCGCCAGCGATTGGCACCGCACATGGAATTTATAAAGGTGAGCCGAAGATTGATTTTGCCAGAATAGAGCGGATTGCCGCATTGGTTGAGGCTCCGCTTGTGCTGCACGGCGGTTCAGGCATCCCGGGCGAGCAGGTGAAGCGGGCGGTAAGTCTTGGCATGGCCAAAGTAAATGTGGCTACAGAATTGCGTATTGAATTCTCCAATGCGATTAAGCAGGTATTCGGGGGCAATGCCGAGGAGAATGATCCCCGTAAATATATGGTTCCGGCTAAGGAAGCCGTGAAACGGCTGGCGCTGGAAAAGATGGAGCTGTGCGGAAGCTTCGGCAAGGCTGATGAATTAAAGTGA
- a CDS encoding SecY-interacting protein Syd, protein MNQYFSLRKEIAEEGLDFLFKTPFDEDVESLIYIGEVDEDEYISWQPVEKDFYDFNSLEEDLDVRIHPSVIEYFNSYYFADLDGFIKDHYIKLESVLQKADIESYSNTLKGYKNNHDNKLENIPLGIEGNGLNVVVDNEDGSVKLEDFERNSFEVISESIELLIISLRLKR, encoded by the coding sequence ATGAATCAATATTTTTCATTAAGGAAAGAAATTGCTGAGGAAGGATTGGACTTTTTATTTAAGACACCATTCGATGAAGATGTTGAATCTCTTATTTACATTGGTGAAGTCGACGAGGATGAGTACATCTCATGGCAACCTGTCGAAAAAGACTTTTATGATTTCAATTCACTAGAAGAGGACTTAGATGTCAGGATTCATCCTTCTGTTATAGAATACTTCAATTCATATTATTTTGCCGATTTAGATGGATTTATTAAAGACCATTACATAAAACTAGAATCGGTACTGCAAAAGGCAGATATTGAATCTTATAGTAACACGCTTAAAGGATACAAGAATAACCACGACAACAAACTTGAAAATATTCCATTAGGGATAGAAGGCAACGGGCTTAACGTAGTGGTTGATAACGAGGATGGTTCTGTGAAACTCGAGGACTTCGAAAGAAATTCATTCGAAGTGATTTCCGAGAGTATTGAGCTATTAATTATTAGTTTACGGCTAAAAAGATAA
- the nagA gene encoding N-acetylglucosamine-6-phosphate deacetylase encodes MQHKGIHIYNARILTPEGWIENGSLCSKDGLITRITGSAWVRTGESEEYEQVDARGGMLLPGFIDLHVHGGGGYDAMLATEDQLQGMCRFHAAHGTTSLLATTLTAAHDEIIQSLECAGQFIHPERSPDGANLLGIHLEGPFLNPARCGAQNPEDLREPSIEEFEAFWAASQGSIKLMTIAPELGHAEEVIRHAVCRGVVVSLGHTDADFAVMQSAVEWGASQVTHLFNGMKPLHHREPGAAGGALILDPLAVEVICDGVHVHPDLMKWIFRAKPEGKVLLITDSMCAAGCLAGEYVLGKLPVRMRQGKVYLKQEDRTEGSLAGSSLTMIEALANAVRFTGMDIADIVPALTVHPAVQIGAAAAKGTIEPGKDADLVLVNEQFKVLRTFVRGRQVYACEEELQ; translated from the coding sequence ATGCAGCATAAAGGTATTCATATTTATAACGCACGGATTCTGACACCGGAGGGCTGGATTGAAAACGGCAGTTTGTGCAGTAAAGACGGGTTAATTACCCGGATAACGGGCAGCGCATGGGTGAGGACAGGAGAGAGTGAAGAATATGAGCAGGTAGATGCCCGGGGGGGAATGCTGTTGCCCGGATTCATCGATCTTCATGTTCATGGCGGCGGCGGATACGATGCCATGCTGGCGACTGAAGATCAGCTTCAGGGGATGTGCAGATTTCACGCTGCTCATGGAACTACTTCCCTGCTGGCCACGACATTAACCGCTGCTCATGATGAAATTATCCAGTCCCTGGAATGTGCAGGACAATTCATTCACCCGGAGCGCTCCCCGGACGGGGCGAATCTGCTGGGCATCCATCTGGAGGGCCCGTTTCTGAATCCGGCCAGATGCGGCGCCCAGAACCCGGAAGACCTGCGGGAGCCTTCTATTGAAGAGTTTGAAGCGTTCTGGGCTGCGTCCCAAGGAAGCATTAAGCTGATGACGATTGCCCCTGAGCTGGGCCATGCGGAGGAAGTAATCCGTCATGCCGTGTGCAGAGGCGTGGTTGTCTCTCTGGGGCATACGGATGCTGACTTTGCGGTAATGCAGTCTGCGGTAGAATGGGGCGCATCCCAAGTAACCCATCTCTTCAACGGGATGAAGCCTCTGCATCACAGGGAGCCCGGGGCGGCAGGCGGAGCACTGATTCTGGACCCGTTGGCGGTCGAGGTCATTTGTGACGGGGTTCATGTCCATCCTGATTTAATGAAGTGGATATTCCGGGCGAAGCCGGAGGGCAAGGTTTTGCTGATTACAGACAGCATGTGTGCAGCCGGCTGCCTGGCCGGGGAGTATGTCCTCGGCAAGCTGCCGGTCCGTATGAGACAAGGCAAGGTGTATTTGAAGCAGGAGGATAGAACCGAAGGCAGCCTGGCCGGGAGCTCGCTGACAATGATTGAAGCCCTGGCTAACGCAGTCCGGTTCACAGGAATGGATATTGCCGATATCGTTCCGGCATTAACGGTTCATCCGGCTGTGCAGATTGGTGCTGCGGCTGCCAAAGGGACCATTGAACCGGGGAAGGATGCAGACCTGGTGCTGGTGAATGAGCAGTTCAAAGTGCTGCGCACCTTCGTGCGGGGCCGCCAGGTCTATGCTTGTGAGGAGGAGCTTCAATGA
- the tnpB gene encoding IS200/IS605 family element RNA-guided endonuclease TnpB codes for MLKAFKFRLYPSAPQADFLVRSFGCVRKVYNLMLNDRIEAYKKHRETGEPIKLPTPAQYKKEYPFLKEVDSLALCNAQLHLKAAYNHFFRHPSSGFPKWKSRKHPVQSYTTNNQNGTIAIVAGRYLKLPKMEPVRIKLHRQLQGQIKSATISRTATGKYFVSILCETKVEAKTLTGSVIGMDLGVTSFAAFSDGTKVQNPKHLVKTSDRLSKAQRKLSRRALQAQKEGRLLAGSRNYQKQRILVAKLHEKIANQRNDFQNKLSTELVNNHDVICVETLNVTGLVRNHRLARSLQDVSWSAFLSKLTYKAEWYGKQVIRVGRWFPSSQLCSACGHRDGKKGLHIREWSCPSCGTTHDRDVNASRNIRTEGLHLLNETAQI; via the coding sequence ATGCTCAAAGCTTTCAAATTTCGGTTATATCCAAGTGCTCCGCAGGCTGATTTCTTGGTGAGAAGCTTCGGCTGTGTACGTAAAGTCTACAACCTCATGCTGAATGATCGCATCGAAGCCTACAAAAAGCACCGGGAAACCGGTGAACCCATCAAGCTTCCTACACCCGCCCAATACAAAAAAGAATATCCTTTTCTTAAAGAAGTCGACAGTTTGGCCCTATGCAATGCCCAGCTTCATTTAAAGGCCGCCTATAACCACTTTTTCCGTCATCCTTCCTCCGGTTTTCCAAAGTGGAAATCCCGTAAACATCCGGTCCAGTCCTACACCACAAACAATCAGAATGGAACCATCGCGATTGTGGCAGGACGTTATTTGAAACTGCCCAAGATGGAACCTGTGCGGATCAAGCTGCATCGGCAGCTTCAGGGCCAGATCAAATCGGCCACCATCTCCCGTACGGCTACCGGTAAGTATTTTGTGTCCATTCTGTGCGAAACGAAGGTGGAAGCGAAGACATTAACCGGTTCAGTCATCGGGATGGATCTCGGGGTCACTTCGTTTGCCGCCTTCTCCGATGGAACGAAAGTTCAGAATCCGAAGCATCTGGTGAAAACCTCAGACCGGCTCTCCAAGGCCCAGCGTAAATTGTCGCGCCGGGCGCTGCAGGCCCAGAAGGAGGGGCGCCTCCTCGCAGGTAGCCGTAATTACCAGAAGCAGCGTATCCTTGTGGCTAAGCTGCATGAAAAAATAGCCAATCAGCGGAATGACTTTCAGAACAAACTCAGTACGGAACTCGTCAACAACCACGACGTGATCTGTGTAGAGACTCTGAATGTCACAGGGCTGGTTCGAAACCACAGGCTTGCCCGTAGTCTTCAAGATGTCTCGTGGTCCGCCTTTCTGTCCAAACTGACCTACAAAGCAGAGTGGTATGGGAAACAAGTGATCCGGGTGGGACGCTGGTTCCCTTCCAGCCAGCTCTGCTCGGCCTGTGGGCACCGGGATGGAAAAAAGGGACTCCACATCCGGGAATGGAGCTGTCCAAGCTGCGGAACCACGCATGACCGGGACGTAAATGCAAGCAGGAACATCCGGACAGAAGGGCTGCATCTGCTCAATGAAACCGCCCAAATCTAA
- a CDS encoding helix-turn-helix domain-containing protein, with protein sequence MEIRLNAAVEQIKYSEMTLEHTAELCGFSSYSYFHRVFRAPLGVSPLESRSK encoded by the coding sequence ATTGAAATCCGGCTTAATGCTGCTGTCGAGCAGATCAAATATAGCGAAATGACTCTGGAGCATACAGCTGAATTATGCGGATTTTCCAGCTACTCGTATTTTCACCGGGTCTTCCGTGCCCCCCTTGGGGTGTCCCCGCTGGAATCCCGTTCGAAATAA
- a CDS encoding oligoribonuclease nrnB — MDFSHVKLSRNSFQKVIHVSHNDLDGLSPIVLSRIAFAGKELLTKYCNYNRVDDIVLDLLEEEMDHMSVMFITDINVSEDVAAEIDEYVDKGYRIYVLDHHDPKPAMPVESYRHWMYLQNTYPDGRGTAATSIFYEFLLGQGLLTSSLIMDDYVELVRLYDTWEWPDGDKSNRRAKRMNDYLFMSDPKDFCDQVILRLTSAQAQASFSFEPQAEHLIDQEQQRIEDYCMEKKQGMRCFQGQVDGTGRIYTYAVMIAELYQSELGDMVCSEGIGELDFVVMIDLPKNKLSLRSNKATPVDVGAIARSLGGGGRAQTAGCPLNELTKPLFLDPLTD; from the coding sequence ATGGATTTTAGTCATGTGAAGTTAAGCCGTAACAGCTTTCAGAAGGTTATTCATGTCAGTCATAATGATCTGGACGGATTGTCACCGATCGTGTTGTCACGGATCGCGTTTGCCGGCAAAGAGCTGCTGACCAAATACTGCAATTATAACAGGGTAGATGATATCGTCCTGGATCTGCTTGAAGAAGAAATGGATCATATGTCGGTCATGTTCATTACGGATATTAATGTCAGTGAAGACGTTGCTGCGGAAATCGATGAATACGTAGACAAGGGATACAGGATTTATGTCCTCGATCATCATGATCCGAAACCTGCAATGCCGGTTGAGTCGTATAGACATTGGATGTACCTGCAGAATACCTATCCGGATGGCAGAGGGACTGCTGCTACGTCAATATTCTATGAATTTTTGCTCGGACAAGGGTTATTGACCTCTTCGCTGATCATGGATGATTACGTTGAACTGGTACGGCTGTATGATACCTGGGAGTGGCCTGATGGTGACAAGAGCAACCGCCGGGCGAAACGAATGAATGATTACCTGTTTATGTCTGACCCGAAGGACTTCTGCGACCAGGTGATTCTGCGTTTAACATCCGCTCAAGCTCAGGCGTCATTCTCATTTGAGCCACAGGCTGAGCATTTGATTGATCAGGAACAACAGCGTATTGAGGATTATTGCATGGAGAAAAAGCAGGGAATGCGTTGCTTCCAGGGCCAGGTTGACGGGACGGGACGGATATACACTTATGCAGTCATGATTGCCGAATTATATCAGTCGGAGCTTGGCGATATGGTCTGCAGCGAGGGAATAGGAGAGCTTGATTTCGTGGTCATGATTGATCTTCCGAAAAATAAGCTGAGCCTCCGCTCAAACAAAGCAACGCCAGTGGACGTAGGAGCCATTGCCAGAAGTTTAGGCGGCGGGGGGCGTGCCCAGACGGCAGGCTGCCCGCTGAATGAGCTTACAAAACCGCTGTTTCTGGACCCGCTGACGGATTAG
- a CDS encoding DeoR/GlpR family DNA-binding transcription regulator yields the protein MDQSKSGLRRARILEYVKLHGKISVQELIQEFNCSEATARRDLDWLDKSGKVIRTIGGAVYEGNLRQEPAELAFSDKQFYLKDEKEKIAGIAAALVQEGDVVCLTGGTTTFFIARALKHHSRITVVTNAVNIAAELAEAEGIRVVVIGGVMRAGSYELIGPLAESVVKQVNVTKMFLGVDGVSPVHGFTMHSELEASIAQQLVRRASEVYPVFDDSKLAKSALFTIIPLGEATGIITNKQPEPWLESACNEQQVKIYTEE from the coding sequence ATGGATCAATCAAAAAGCGGCTTGCGCCGAGCGCGGATATTGGAATACGTAAAGCTGCACGGTAAAATTTCAGTTCAGGAGCTGATTCAGGAGTTCAACTGTTCAGAGGCTACGGCGAGAAGGGATTTGGACTGGCTGGATAAGTCGGGCAAAGTGATCCGGACGATCGGGGGAGCGGTGTATGAAGGCAATCTCCGGCAGGAGCCGGCGGAGCTGGCTTTTAGCGACAAGCAGTTCTACCTCAAGGATGAAAAGGAGAAGATTGCCGGAATCGCCGCAGCTTTGGTCCAGGAAGGGGATGTGGTCTGCCTGACCGGCGGAACGACGACCTTCTTCATTGCCCGGGCGCTTAAGCACCACAGCCGGATTACGGTCGTGACCAATGCGGTCAATATCGCAGCAGAGCTTGCTGAAGCAGAAGGAATCAGAGTGGTTGTCATCGGCGGGGTTATGCGTGCGGGCAGCTATGAGCTCATTGGGCCGCTGGCCGAGAGTGTAGTGAAGCAGGTCAATGTGACCAAAATGTTCCTCGGTGTGGACGGCGTATCCCCGGTGCATGGCTTTACGATGCATTCCGAGCTGGAAGCCAGCATCGCCCAGCAGCTGGTCAGACGCGCAAGCGAGGTCTATCCGGTATTCGATGACAGCAAATTAGCCAAGTCTGCTTTGTTCACCATTATCCCTTTAGGTGAAGCGACGGGAATTATTACGAACAAACAGCCTGAGCCCTGGCTGGAATCGGCCTGCAACGAGCAGCAGGTGAAGATCTATACGGAGGAATAG
- a CDS encoding ROK family protein: protein MRYAAGVDVGGTNIECGILDAQGSILLKRKMPTRPDSGAEDILQRITATLERLYAEAGVAAQDIAVIGLGIPGLVDPEVGMSLRAVNLNWIQVPVAAMLRELTGKPVFIDNDVRMYTYGEAVAGAGRGYEYIYGITIGTGLAAAYVQRGGIYRGHRFLAGEIGHIPVNPAGITCGCGRTGCLETIVSATGIARQARTRIVQGEHSLLRERFADVEDIRASDVSRASREGDGLSRDVLERTGRELGRALSWVVPILAPDVIIIGGGGALAGEDLTGPMRQEMNARLLQDYAGRTAIRYAALGDDAGVIGSGLWALSQLNK from the coding sequence ATGAGATATGCAGCCGGTGTGGATGTTGGCGGCACCAATATAGAATGCGGCATCCTCGATGCGCAGGGCAGCATTCTGCTGAAACGGAAAATGCCGACCCGGCCGGATAGCGGGGCGGAGGATATCCTGCAGCGTATAACCGCCACCCTGGAGCGGCTGTATGCAGAGGCTGGTGTAGCTGCACAGGATATTGCGGTCATCGGACTCGGAATCCCGGGGCTGGTCGATCCGGAGGTTGGAATGAGTCTCCGGGCGGTCAATCTGAACTGGATTCAGGTGCCCGTTGCCGCTATGCTCAGGGAACTTACCGGCAAGCCGGTGTTTATAGATAATGATGTCCGTATGTATACCTACGGCGAAGCTGTTGCCGGGGCAGGACGCGGCTACGAATATATCTACGGCATTACCATCGGCACGGGTCTTGCAGCCGCATATGTACAACGCGGCGGGATCTACCGCGGGCACCGCTTCCTGGCGGGGGAGATCGGACATATACCGGTTAATCCAGCCGGCATTACATGCGGCTGCGGACGAACCGGCTGCCTCGAGACGATCGTGTCCGCGACCGGGATTGCGCGGCAAGCCCGCACAAGGATTGTACAAGGAGAGCACAGTCTGCTCCGGGAGCGCTTCGCCGATGTGGAGGACATCCGTGCAAGCGATGTCTCCAGGGCAAGCCGGGAAGGCGACGGATTGTCGCGGGATGTGCTTGAACGGACAGGGCGCGAGCTGGGGCGTGCGCTGTCCTGGGTGGTGCCGATCCTCGCGCCGGATGTGATTATTATCGGCGGCGGCGGCGCTTTGGCCGGGGAAGACCTTACCGGCCCGATGAGGCAGGAGATGAACGCCCGCCTGCTCCAAGATTATGCCGGCCGGACGGCTATCCGATACGCCGCGCTGGGTGATGATGCCGGAGTGATTGGCAGCGGCCTGTGGGCCTTGAGCCAGCTTAACAAGTAA
- a CDS encoding ABC transporter ATP-binding protein: MIISLQNVSWQREKMMILRGMNWEVEQGQHWCIVGLNGSGKTTMLNVVNGYIWPTTGQVEVLDHRFGDVDLRELRKRIGWVSTSLQQKLYGHQTALNIVLSGRFATIGLYDKTNEDELKQAEELMEFLGCSSLASRTYDTLSQGQRQKILIARALMANPDLLILDEPCTGLDIFAREQLLQMIGKITQQPGGPTLLYVTHHIEEITPCFTHTLLVKNGEIYKGDKTVNCLRSDVLSDFFDTPVEVQEHHNRKWLTLTGDFSSGPPLL, encoded by the coding sequence ATGATTATATCACTCCAAAATGTATCCTGGCAGAGGGAGAAGATGATGATTCTGCGCGGTATGAACTGGGAAGTGGAGCAAGGGCAGCACTGGTGTATCGTCGGCCTGAACGGATCAGGCAAGACGACGATGCTGAACGTTGTGAACGGCTATATCTGGCCGACGACGGGACAGGTGGAGGTGCTGGACCACCGCTTCGGCGATGTTGATCTGCGGGAGCTGCGCAAACGGATCGGCTGGGTCAGCACTTCGCTGCAGCAGAAGCTGTACGGCCATCAGACTGCGCTGAATATTGTCCTCAGCGGGAGATTCGCAACCATTGGTCTGTATGACAAGACGAATGAAGATGAACTGAAACAAGCCGAGGAGCTGATGGAATTCCTTGGCTGCTCTTCCTTAGCTTCCCGGACATACGACACCTTGTCGCAGGGGCAGCGCCAGAAAATCCTCATTGCCCGCGCGCTTATGGCGAATCCGGATCTGCTGATACTGGATGAACCATGCACAGGACTGGATATCTTTGCCAGGGAACAGCTGCTGCAGATGATCGGGAAGATTACGCAGCAGCCCGGCGGGCCGACCTTGCTGTATGTAACGCATCATATCGAAGAGATAACGCCTTGCTTCACGCATACGTTATTGGTGAAGAACGGTGAAATCTACAAAGGGGACAAGACAGTAAACTGTCTGCGTTCGGATGTGTTAAGTGATTTCTTTGATACCCCTGTTGAAGTACAGGAGCATCATAACCGCAAGTGGCTTACACTTACCGGTGACTTCAGCAGCGGACCTCCCTTACTGTAG